A single window of Aspergillus puulaauensis MK2 DNA, chromosome 5, nearly complete sequence DNA harbors:
- a CDS encoding putative secondary metabolism biosynthetic enzyme (COG:Q;~EggNog:ENOG410PNZX;~InterPro:IPR036291,IPR002347,IPR020904;~SMCOG1001:short-chain dehydrogenase/reductase SDR;~TransMembrane:2 (o67-89i101-122o);~antiSMASH:Cluster_5.10;~go_function: GO:0016491 - oxidoreductase activity [Evidence IEA];~go_process: GO:0055114 - oxidation-reduction process [Evidence IEA]), protein MAKEIGIITGGVSGIGLETAKRLNATGSWTLHLLDRNRAAADAALHAVPGATFHEVDLTSYDTQAQAFQAMTLIILLLATVIATAYLALHYMRLSPHRGKGGVIVLTGSIGGLYAASFQPIYGAAKASTIHFVRGVASPLYHNDRIRICTVCPGNVHTNMLRADEWSAFPPEFFSPVESLAQAVEMVIAGGEMVDCTGRLAVLRGKDWGFTVEVYGRDKLYFRDQVDFADGDIRTVIEVASVDNAVAAGIAGGS, encoded by the exons ATGGCCAAGGAAATTGGCATAATAACAGGCGGCGTCTCAGGCATCGGCCTCGAAACAGCCAAACGCCTGAATGCCACCGGATCCTGgaccctccacctcctcgacCGCAACCGCGCAGCCGCAGACGCAGCCCTCCACGCCGTTCCGGGCGCCACCTTCCACGAAGTCGACCTGACATCTTACGACACCCAGGCGCAAGCCTTCCAAGCCATGACCCTAATAATACTGTTACTGGCAACAGTGATAGCGACGG CTTATCTGGCACTGCATTATATGCGCCTGAGCCCGCATCGGGGCAAAGGGGGCGTGATTGTGCTGACGGGGAGTATCGGGGGGCTT TACGCTGCAAGCTTCCAACCAATCTACGGCGCTGCAAAGGCCAGCACAATCCACTTCGTCCGCGGCGTCGCGTCCCCGCTGTACCACAACGACAGGATCCGCATCTGCACCGTCTGCCCCGGGAACGTGCACACGAATATGCTCCGCGCGGACGAGTGGAGCGCGTTCCCGCCGGAGTTCTTCTCGCCCGTCGAGAGTCTCGCGCAGGCCGTTGAGATGGTTATCGCCGGTGGCGAGATGGTTGATTGCACCGGGCGGCTCGCTGTTCTGAGGGGTAAAGACTGGGGGTTCACGGTGGAGGTTTATGGGAGGGATAAGCTGTATTTCCGGGATCAGGTTGACTTTGCAGACGGGGATATTCGGACGGTTATTGAGGTAGCGAGTGTGGACAATGCTGTTGCGGCAGGGATTGCGGGGGGTAGTTAG
- a CDS encoding uncharacterized protein (COG:K;~EggNog:ENOG410PZMI;~antiSMASH:Cluster_5.11) gives MPLLVQSMVVVGMWVEDLPNTRSAAIDLHKTLNTAIYQQREKWDASIAENVSSMCTWPIPMYQAILLHIIFAFISKKPISLGLDLKPSLQPADSDLLAALVRSCRRLGMLQYANILARYKPGDLASYVWVGVEEVKRFNLALFQLCRRVSSEKQSTNVEGDGPPAPTSWLLTSHELEFPVPKNDALWNAKDRKEWMDATNNMQNIGLANVMESEWIAKSAEPLLLT, from the exons ATGCCGCTACTGGTGCAGTCCATGGTTGTCGTTGGCATGTGGGTCGAAGACCTGCCGAATACAAGGTCAGCAGCGATTGATCTTCATAAAACGCTGAACACAGCTATCTATCAACAAAGG GAGAAATGGGATGCCTCTATCGCGGAGAACGTGTCTAGTATGTGCACATGGCCTATTCCAATGTACCAGGCTATTCTTTTGCACATCATATTTGCGTTCATAAGCAAAAAGCCCATCAGTCTGGGTCTTGATCTAAAACCTTCGCTTCAGCCCGCTGATTCTGATCTTCTGGCTGCATTGGTGCGAAGTTGCAGAAGACTGGGCATGCTTCAGTATGCAAACATCCTAGCGCGATACAAGCCAGGCGATCTTGCCTCATATGTTTGGGTAGGAGTAGAGGAGGTGAAACGATTCAATCTAGCGCTATTCCAGCTGTGCAGGCGCGTAAGCTCCGAGAAGCAGAGTACTAatgtggaaggagatggtcCTCCCGCGCCAACCAGCTGGCTGCTCACTTCACATGAACTAGAGTTTCCGGTGCCGAAAAACGATGCCCTCTGGAATGCCAAAGATAGGaaggagtggatggatgctACTAATAATATGCAAAACATTGGCTTGGCCAATGTCATGGAGTCAGAGTGGATTGCAAAATCAGCAGAACCATTGCTGCTTACATGA
- a CDS encoding putative NRPS-like enzyme (COG:I;~EggNog:ENOG410PJU0;~InterPro:IPR000873,IPR006162,IPR036291,IPR013120, IPR042099,IPR020845;~PFAM:PF00501,PF01370,PF07993;~SMCOG1002:AMP-dependent synthetase and ligase;~TransMembrane:1 (i223-244o);~antiSMASH:Cluster_5.10): MEPRGKRLLASVVDDLAERDANRRFSVIAKGPEVSDGFQAVNMQDLSRAVNCMSWWIESTVGPAQSRETLAYMAHNDIRYCIFMMACQKTGYQAFFPSTRNSDEAHLHLLEATGCNKLFFSHGREARPLELQALCPGMQVFQVPSLQTILSAKSGLHQCPLPATYAEAEDDVLCIIHSSGTTGLPKPVALTNGFFAIVDYISCIPWPTGRQPTPFFNLDSEELVLVTTPLFHLMGLIALVFSIFHGTPALLGPDKPLSVHLLVEVMKATRPTAAFYPPSVLEDLSHSDEALECLKGVRHVYFGGGPLAPEIGERLRRYTQVISVIGASEIGWIPSVVPESPEDWSYFEWTPSYGIDMQGIGDDLYEMVIPRQQDSKSVHGIFHTYPHLDVYRTNDLYQRHPTNANLWKFHGRRDDVIVLSNGEKFTPVEMEAIIEGHPLVAKAMVFGQSRFQAGLLVQPAKDTAEMSTELFIEEIWPIVQAANRTIAAHGRVMKSKIGLASKVKPFKTTPKGTLMRRAVLVDYEKEIDMIYSIGEDDLTLPFPENLDQASIMTYTRQLVTHVLGGSSFLDNQDLYTAGLDSLITMQLSKILQKGIQQRRPEIAPEYINPQVIYANPSVEQLSRFIQDSLSGRAQTEIPRDEKIRKLVEKYTADIPVRADNSQTRPTSPSSAILTGSTGSLGTYLLHKLLSNPSISKVYCLNRSNAESRHKKGFEEKGLALQTNDWETRVEFLQASFGEPMFGLSEAKYQEMLRSVDTIIHNAWMVNFNHSVESFEATHIQGMRRFVDFSLASRQNAQIHFISSVSTVGGWTSDRGSPIPEIPLEDSSAVLAQGYGESKHVAERICLEASRRASVRTSVYRVGQIAGPTTKSGLWNPQEWLPSIIATSKALGKVPDQLGAMVVDWVPVDTLASIVIDIVNKRHTETTPRAVYHLANPNPVAWSSLIPAIQEVYPVDTVSFGLWVGELSRIQDPSPAEVAEKPALKLLSFYEGLQYSTTTMSIPLGTDRAQEASMTMKSLAPISASLMRNWLAQWQF, translated from the exons ATGGAGCCACGCGGAAAGAGACTTCTCGCAAGCGTGGTCGATGACCTGGCTGAGCGAGATGCTAACAGACGCTTTTCCGTCATCGCAAAGGGCCCAGAAGTCTCCGATGGCTTCCAGGCCGTGAACATGCAAGACCTGTCTCGGGCAGTGAACTGCATGTCCTGGTGGATTGAAAGTACCGTTGGACCTGCCCAGTCCCGGGAGACATTGGCCTATATGGCGCATAATGATATTCGCTACTGCATCTTCATGATGGCATGCCAGAAGACAGGATATCAG gccttctttccttctaCAAGAAACTCAGACGAGgcccatctccatcttctaGAAGCAACAGGGTGTAAcaagctcttcttcagccaCGGAAGAGAGGCCAGGCCTTTGGAACTCCAGGCCCTCTGTCCCGGTATGCAGGTTTTCCAAGTGCCCAGTCTGCAGACCATTCTCAGTGCGAAGAGCGGACTGCATCAATGTCCTCTCCCAGCAACCTATGCCGAAGCCGAGGACGATGTACTATGTATAATCCACAGCTCCGGGACCACGG GATTGCCCAAGCCCGTCGCTCTCACCAACGGCTTCTTCGCAATAGTCGACTACATTTCGTGTATTCCTTGGCCAACTGGTCGTCAGCCGACCCCATTCTTCAACCTGGACTCTGAGGAACTCGTCTTGGTTACAACGCCTCTTTTCCATCTGATGGGACTTATCGCCCTTGtcttttccatcttccacgGTACTCCAGCACTGCTAGGCCCTGACAAGCCACTCTCCGTCCACCTGTTAGTCGAAGTCATGAAGGCCACCCGCCCAACAGCCGCCTTCTACCCTCCATCTGTTTTGGAAGACCTGAGTCATTCTGATGAGGCATTGGAGTGTCTCAAGGGTGTTCGACATGTTTattttggtggtggcccCTTGGCTCCAGAGATTGGCGAGCGTCTGCGTAGGTATACACAAGTGATCTCCGTCATAGGAGCCAGCGAGATAGGTTGGATCCCATCAGTTGTGCCGGAATCCCCCGAGGACTGGAGTTACTTTGAATGGACCCCATCGTACGGGATTGACATGCAGGGAATCGGAGATGACTTGTATGAAATGGTTATTCCCCGGCAGCAAGACTCAAAGAGCGTCCATGGCATCTTCCATACGTACCCGCACCTCGACGTCTACAGAACCAATGATTTATACCAGCGACACCCCACGAATGCGAACCTGTGGAAGTTCCATGGACGCCGGGATGATGTAATAGTCCTCAGCAACGGCGAGAAGTTCACACCGGTGGAAATGGAGGCTATAATCGAAGGTCATCCTCTTGTGGCCAAGGCAATGGTTTTCGGCCAGTCTCGCTTCCAGGCCGGCCTCCTTGTGCAGCCAGCCAAAGATACTGCTGAGATGAGCACTGAACTGTTCATCGAAGAAATATGGCCCATTGTGCAGGCGGCGAACCGGACCATCGCCGCTCATGGACGGGTGATGAAGAGCAAGATCGGACTGGCGTCCAAGGTGAAGCCGTTCAAGACTACACCGAAGGGGACGTTGATGCGGCGTGCGGTACTGGTTGACTacgagaaggagatcgaTATGATCTATTCTATTGGTGAAGACGATCTGACTTTACCGTTCCCAGAGAACCTGGATCAGGCCAGTATCATGACGTACACTCGCCAGCTAGTCACTCATGTTTTGGGAGGCTCCAGCTTCTTGGATAACCAAGATCTCTACACTGCCGGGCTAGACTCGTTGATAAcgatgcagctctccaaGATCTTGCAGAAGGGTATCCAGCAGCGTCGACCTGAAATCGCACCAGAATACATCAACCCCCAGGTCATATATGCTAACCCAAGCGTGGAGCAGCTCTCCCGGTTCATCCAAGACTCCCTCAGTGGAAGAGCACAAACTGAGATCCCACGGGACGAGAAGATCCGAAAACTCGTAGAAAAGTACACAGCCGACATTCCTGTGAGGGCAGACAATTCTCAAACCAGACCGACATCCCCTTCATCAGCGATCCTCACCGGCTCAACAGGATCTTTGGGGACATATTTATTACACAAACTGCTGAGCAATCCATCCATTTCCAAGGTCTACTGCCTGAACCGATCCAATGCGGAGTCCCGCCACAAGAAGGGCTTCGAAGAAAAGGGGCTGGCACTGCAAACCAACGACTGGGAAACCAGAGTCGAATTCCTCCAGGCCTCGTTCGGAGAACCCATGTTTGGCCTGTCGGAAGCCAAGTACCAGGAAATGTTACGGTCAGTTGATACGATCATCCACAATGCCTGGATGGTAAACTTCAACCACTCCGTGGAGTCTTTTGAAGCCACCCACATCCAAGGCATGCGCCGCTTTGTGGACTTCAGTCTGGCAAGTCGGCAAAATGCACAAATTCATTTTATATCCTCCGTCAGCACAGTGGGAGGCTGGACTTCTGATAGGGGGTCCCCGATACCGGAAATTCCCCTGGAAGACAGCTCGGCAGTGCTGGCCCAGGGATACGGCGAGTCCAAACACGTCGCTGAACGAATCTGCCTCGAAGCTTCCCGTCGAGCTTCTGTTCGTACATCGGTCTATCGCGTCGGCCAAATTGCTGGCCCAACAACCAAGTCTGGGCTTTGGAATCCGCAAGAGTGGCTCCCGAGTATCATAGCGACGTCGAAGGCACTGGGGAAGGTTCCCGACCAGCTGGGTGCTATGGTGGTTGACTGGGTGCCCGTG GATACTCTTGCAAGCATCGTGATCGACATTGTCAACAAGAGGCATACCGAAACAACGCCCAGAGCCGTATACCACCtcgccaaccccaacccagTGGCCTGGTCCTCGCTTATACCAGCCATCCAAGAGGTATACCCGGTCGATACGGTCAGCTTCGGCTTGTGGGTGGGTGAGCTATCAAGGATCCAGGATCCCTCGCCGGCTGAGGTCGCCGAAAAGCCGGCACTGAAGCTATTGAGCTTCTATGAAGGCCTACAGTACTCGACCACCACGATGTCTATACCTCTCGGCACTGACCGAGCGCAGGAAGCGAGCATGACGATGAAGTCACTCGCTCCGATCTCGGCCTCCCTCATGCGCAATTGGTTGGCCCAGTGGCAGTTCTGA
- a CDS encoding NmrA-like family protein (COG:S;~EggNog:ENOG410PJ82;~InterPro:IPR036291,IPR008030;~PFAM:PF05368;~SMCOG1199:NmrA family protein;~antiSMASH:Cluster_5.11), with protein sequence MAPTILIVGATGNTGRSVTETLPTLLRTTGALADYRVLAMTRSLNGTAAQHLSKIPGVEIVEKNWIGTTASWLREHEVVRVFIASHNEPTQFAEESAFHLAALKAGVKYVVRISTTAANVHPDCDAYYPRSHWAIETLLGSPEFSGLQWTSLQPNIFSTFYLYNAVEFVKQYRKTGKQTTLRLLASEDAPVGIIDPDEVGIVAAYLLSQEDTAVHNQAKYVLNGPQDITGQQIVNMVERDIGTKVQHVSYKDMSFVDSLPHGAAPEMIASIKYAPVTAWEGKCAVSTTSKEVLDLAAPKRTPADVFKSLLEN encoded by the coding sequence ATGGCTCCAACCATCCTGATCGTCGGTGCAACTGGTAACACTGGCCGAAGTGTCACCGAGACTCTGCCTACGCTGTTGAGGACCACCGGGGCTTTGGCGGATTATCGAGTCCTGGCTATGACCCGCTCACTCAATGGCACTGCTGCACAGCATCTCTCCAAGATTCCTGGTGTTGAGATAGTCGAGAAGAACTGGATTGGGACTACCGCTAGCTGGCTCCGAGAACACGAGGTAGTCAGAGTATTTATTGCATCCCACAACGAGCCAACCCAGTTCGCTGAAGAATCGGCTTTCCACCTCGCCGCGCTCAAGGCAGGTGTAAAGTACGTTGTACGAATTTCGACTACTGCTGCGAATGTTCACCCGGATTGCGATGCCTACTATCCCCGTTCACATTGGGCTATCGAAACGCTTCTGGGTTCGCCGGAATTCAGTGGTCTGCAATGGACATCACTTCAACCTAATATATTTTCCACGTTCTACCTTTATAACGCCGTTGAATTTGTCAAGCAGTATCGCAAGACGGGAAAGCAAACCACCCTGCGGCTACTGGCATCAGAAGATGCGCCTGTCGGAATTATTGATCCTGATGAGGTCGGCATCGTTGCAGCCTACCTCCTGTCCCAGGAAGACACTGCTGTGCATAATCAAGCAAAATATGTTCTAAACGGACCCCAGGATATCACAGGCCAGCAGATCGTAAACATGGTTGAGCGAGATATTGGAACCAAAGTCCAGCATGTTAGTTACAAGGACATGTCATTTGTTGACTCGCTGCCACATGGCGCTGCTCCCGAAATGATCGCATCTATCAAATACGCCCCAGTGACGGCGTGGGAAGGCAAGTGTGCGGTCTCTACAACGAGCAAAGAAGTGCTCGATCTTGCTGCTCCAAAGCGCACACCGGCTGATGTGTTTAAGTCGCTTCTGGAGAACTGA
- a CDS encoding flavin-containing monooxygenase (COG:P;~EggNog:ENOG410PJRR;~InterPro:IPR036188;~SMCOG1092:hypothetical protein;~antiSMASH:Cluster_5.10), giving the protein MEQYRGPKETPLRLTVTAQYIILANGVLNHPKMPRVQGIEGFQGEIIHTGRWNYGITGGSPTDARLTGLKGKKVGIVGTGATGVQCTTELAKWADQLYVFQRTPSGVDARCQREIDPAEWAKMTSKPGWWAERCENFDTIVSDEPVEEDLIKDGWSTTKTLSVLAGAQHGLLAPGDIPAHTQNMLQLDAPRTDRIRRRVDELVTKDKEAAEGLKAWYPTWCKRPCFHDTYLQTFNNPNVTLVPTEQEGLKRDSHKGLVVNGKEYELDILILSTGYRSPGTNFAEPSRRSNMTIRGRNGRLMSEKWATDGPGSLHGLTTHGFPNLFLTGPSQTGLSGNVTHVYDVVGRHAAYIVAEASKRSSDPGRTVIEPSKEHEEA; this is encoded by the exons ATGGAGCAATATCGCGGACCCAAGGAGACGCCTCTTCGGCTCACGGTCACAGCCCAATATATTATCCTGGCCAATGGTGTCCTCAACCATCCCAAGATGCCCAGGGTCCAAGGCATCGAGGGCTTTCAGGGTGAAATCATCCATACCGGCCGCTGGAACTACGGGATCACAGGCGGCTCGCCTACTGATGCACGTCTCACCGGGTTGAAGGGCAAAAAGGTCGGCATTGTCGGCACCGGTGCAACCGGCGTGCAGTGTACCACGGAGCTCGCGAAGTGGGCAGACCAGCTGTATGTCTTCCAGCGGACGCCGTCGGGGGTTGATGCACGCTGTCAACGCGAGATCGACCCGGCGGAGTGGGCAAAGATGACCTCCAAGCCTGGATGGTGGGCTGAGCGGTGCGAGAACTTCGACACAATCGTCTCTGACGAACCGGTCGAGGAGGATTTAATCAAGGATGGCTGGAGCACGACAAAGACATTATCAGTGCTGGCTGGCGCGCAGCATGGTCTGCTCGCCCCGGGGGATATCCCAGCCCATACCCAGAACATGCTTCAGCTCGATGCTCCCCGTACAGACCGGATCCGGCGGCGCGTGGACGAGCTCGTCACAAAGGATAAGGAGGCCGCCGAGGGGCTGAAGGCCTGGTATCCAACATGGTGCAAGCG ACCATGCTTCCACGATACATACCTCCAAACgttcaacaaccccaacGTCACCCTCGTTCCCACAGAACAAGAAGGCCTCAAAAGAGACAGCCACAAGGGCCTCGTCGTAAACGGGAAGGAGTACGAGCTCGACATCCTGATCCTGAGCACAGGCTACCGCAGCCCAGGCACGAACTTCGCCGAACCAAGCCGCCGCTCTAACATGACCATCCGAGGCCGCAACGGTCGCCTTATGTCGGAGAAATGGGCGACGGATGGACCTGGGTCATTGCACGGGCTGACGACGCATGGGTTTCCGAATTTGTTTCTCACGGGGCCCTCGCAGACGGGGTTATCGGGCAATGTGACGCACGTCTACGATGTAGTCGGAAGGCATGCGGCGTACATTGTTGCTGAGGCGTCGAAGCGGAGTAGTGATCCTGGGCGAACGGTCATTGAGCCGTCGAAGGAGCATGAGGAGGCGTGA
- a CDS encoding uncharacterized protein (COG:U;~EggNog:ENOG410QDYJ;~InterPro:IPR020846,IPR011701,IPR036259;~TransMembrane:3 (o124-144i156-175o195-212i);~antiSMASH:Cluster_5.11;~go_function: GO:0022857 - transmembrane transporter activity [Evidence IEA];~go_process: GO:0055085 - transmembrane transport [Evidence IEA]), translated as METIRDSAFGKLVRLLTNSRFLQYPEEIDHTTCQQCRKAPPQAKDEEAPPPSVESSEEDETWGLYSVMSQASRVTRRNSWQPTRDGSECGLRPGTGLGEGAIVVDWRGANDSENPQNWSTMKKFLVSCEIWLLTFAIYIGSAIYTPGIPGISEQFGVSNVAAVLGLTLFVLGYGLGPMVWSPLSELPNIGRSPTYVLTLVVFVFFQFAVIYAKNFGMLLAFRFLTGFIGSPCLATGAASMGDIWNPILQAAWSP; from the exons ATGGAGACAATTCGTGACTCCGCGTTTGGCAAGCTGGTTCGCCTGTTGACGAATTCGCGATTTCTTCAATACCCAGAAGAGATAGACCACACTACTTGTCAGCAGTGTCGAAAAGCACCACCGCAAgccaaagatgaagaggcaCCGCCTCCATCTGTGGAGAGTtcagaggaagatgagactTGGGGCTTATACAGTGTCATGTCGCAGGCTTCCCGAGTGACTCGGCGTAATTCTTGGCAGCCGACTCGCGATGGAAGTGAGTGTGGCCTTCGACCAGGAACCGGATTGGGAGAAGGTGCTATTGTTGTGGATTGGCGAGGAGCAAACGATAGCGAG AATCCTCAAAACTGGAGTACCATGAAGAAGTTCCTTGTCAGCTGTGAGATATGGCTACTCACCTTTGCCATTTATATCGGCTCTGCCATCTACACTCCGGGTATCCCTGGCATTTCGGAGCAGTTTGGAGTGAGCAACGTAGCGGCCGTCCTTGGGCTCACTCTTTTTGTTCTCGGGTATGGTCTTG GCCCGATGGTCTGGTCACCCTTGTCAGAACTGCCTAATATTGGCCGAAGCCCAACCTATGTCCTCACCctggttgtttttgttttcttccagTTTGCTGTCATCTACGCCAAGAACTTTGGGATGCTTCTTGCATTTCGATTCCTTACGGGCTTTATTGGCTCCCCTTGTCTTGCGACGGGGGCTGCATCCATGGGTGATATTTGGAACCCTATCCTACAGGCGGCATGGAGTCCTTGA
- a CDS encoding uncharacterized protein (COG:S;~EggNog:ENOG410PVBU;~InterPro:IPR001810,IPR036047;~antiSMASH:Cluster_5.10;~go_function: GO:0005515 - protein binding [Evidence IEA]) yields the protein MHNNVYCAFCGVILERDPINPDTWHERNPRPWYRKVRGLTTTDIPDRATLTGVGLIYNYDVLEAPADSNLSYAETELPSWGSWELSDYRGQAWAFGVHDSCWQILLLRLSHLNIEAIVPAVYRQLLCVPCMNGSSFDWGHDYDGAARTHKLRAGQRFRPRPLPVDETSPLYADPCSSPSLDAFEIAAPAPCTASQYLQSASSSSFGSLPPELIYEILPYLSCEEVAILRLVNRNLAVTAALDRLPQSYWRSRFQPGGEADFMFANLTGRRDWRGLFFAVRAMLQDGQSLCLVNRKRVRKLVEPIALVVEQDSASRPSLYGTAVHGGPGEQARVQLPCSQGAAHPPLLLETANKFTGDLSYSTTKYPHWRGCRVLHRRAQPLPYPRQYYRGKIAISTRQIGAMTFVSGIGIFPSSGGEYAAAIAGFHEPFAAKWIDMPLSAAIDHIHVAFSSQGLTGIMFTFTNGTVSPWVGVSKGPGVAQGSLTADGDSTPSYLVAGLDVSAHRVTLQRRTHVLTTHV from the coding sequence ATGCACAACAACGTCTACTGTGCCTTTTGTGGAGTCATCCTGGAACGGGATCCCATCAATCCAGATACTTGGCATGAGCGCAACCCCCGCCCATGGTACCGCAAGGTCCGTGGATTGACCACTACGGATATCCCTGATCGCGCTACTCTCACCGGGGTCGGGTTGATTTACAACTATGATGTTCTTGAAGCCCCCGCTGATAGCAATCTATCTTATGCCGAGACCGAGCTTCCGTCGTGGGGCAGTTGGGAACTATCCGACTATCGTGGGCAGGCCTGGGCATTTGGTGTTCATGACTCCTGCTGGCAGATACTTCTCCTTCGACTCAGCCACTTGAATATAGAAGCAATAGTTCCAGCGGTTTATCGCCAGCTATTGTGCGTCCCTTGCATGAACGGATCCAGCTTCGACTGGGGGCACGACTACGATGGTGCCGCCCGAACACACAAGCTGCGCGCGGGACAACGTTTTCGCCCGCGACCGCTACCAGTGGATGAGACTTCGCCTCTGTACGCTGATCCCTGCAGCTCTCCATCACTGGATGCGTTTGAGATCGCGGCGCCTGCTCCCTGTACCGCTTCCCAATACTTGCAGAGTGCAAGCAGTTCAAGCTTCGGCTCCCTGCCCCCTGAGCTGATATATGAGATCTTACCGTATCTATCTTGTGAAGAGGTTGCGATATTGAGGCTCGTCAATCGGAACCTTGCTGTAACTGCGGCCTTGGATAGACTACCTCAGTCATACTGGCGATCGCGATTCCAGCCAGGGGGCGAGGCGGACTTCATGTTCGCAAACCTCACTGGTAGGCGCGACTGGCGTGGGCTTTTTTTCGCTGTAAGAGCCATGCTACAAGACGGACAAAGCCTCTGCTTGGTCAACCGGAAAAGGGTCCGCAAACTTGTTGAACCCATTGCGCTGGTTGTGGAACAGGATTCTGCTTCTCGTCCTAGCCTATATGGCACTGCAGTCCACGGAGGACCAGGCGAACAAGCCCGAGTTCAACTGCCGTGCAGCCAGGGTGCCGCCCATCCACCTCTGCTATTAGAAACTGCTAATAAATTCACCGGCGATCTCTCGTATTCTACGACGAAATACCCACATTGGCGCGGATGTCGTGTTCTTCATCGTAGAGCACAGCCACTTCCATATCCCCGCCAATACTATCGCGGGAAGATAGCAATCTCCACGCGCCAGATCGGAGCAATGACTTTTGTATCAGGGATCGGCATATTTCCATCCTCTGGGGGTGAGTATGCTGCCGCTATAGCTGGGTTTCATGAGCCCTTCGCTGCAAAATGGATTGACATGCCGCTTTCCGCGGCCATTGACCATATCCATGTTGCTTTCTCCTCGCAAGGGCTGACAGGAATCATGTTCACCTTTACCAATGGCACTGTCTCCCCCTGGGTTGGTGTCAGCAAAGGTCCAGGAGTTGCGCAAGGCTCATTGACTGCCGATGGTGATTCGACCCCCAGTTATCTGGTGGCAGGTCTAGATGTAAGTGCTCACCGAGTAACCCTCCAACGCCGTACCCATGTCCTGACTACCCACGtttag